The proteins below are encoded in one region of Bosea sp. BIWAKO-01:
- a CDS encoding ABC transporter permease — protein MSAPSLDTTMPHVPHDGTDAEARPIFAAEPRILGLPASAWPRILAPIAVGVLALGLWEFLVRWKEIPPYILPGPVLIGQTLIADWGTLSGSLWITLRITFMALFAAVVVGVTLAVLFTQSKWLEMSLLPYAVVLQVTPIVAIAPLIIIWAGDINLSLLICAWIVAFFPILSNTILGLNSADHNLINFFQLYGATRWQTMRYLKLPAALPYFLAGLKISGGLALIGAVVAEFVAGTGGSESGLAYRILEAGYQLKIPRVFAALIMISLSGIAIFLVTSWISHLLLRRWHESALKREN, from the coding sequence ATGAGCGCGCCATCCCTGGATACCACCATGCCGCATGTGCCCCATGACGGGACCGATGCGGAAGCGCGCCCGATCTTCGCGGCCGAGCCCCGCATCCTCGGCCTGCCCGCCAGCGCCTGGCCCCGCATCCTGGCGCCGATCGCGGTTGGCGTGCTGGCGCTTGGCCTGTGGGAATTCCTCGTCCGCTGGAAGGAGATCCCACCCTATATCCTGCCCGGGCCGGTGCTGATCGGGCAGACCCTGATCGCCGACTGGGGCACGCTTTCGGGCTCGCTCTGGATCACGCTGCGCATCACCTTCATGGCGCTCTTCGCAGCCGTGGTCGTCGGCGTCACGCTGGCCGTGCTCTTCACCCAGTCGAAATGGCTGGAGATGTCGCTCCTGCCTTATGCGGTGGTCCTCCAGGTCACGCCGATCGTCGCGATCGCGCCGCTGATCATCATCTGGGCCGGCGACATCAACCTGTCGCTGCTGATCTGCGCCTGGATCGTCGCCTTCTTCCCGATCCTGTCGAACACGATCCTCGGGCTGAACTCGGCCGATCACAACCTGATCAATTTCTTCCAGCTCTATGGCGCGACGCGCTGGCAGACGATGCGCTATCTCAAGCTGCCGGCCGCGCTGCCTTACTTCCTGGCGGGCCTGAAGATCTCCGGCGGGCTTGCGCTGATCGGCGCGGTGGTGGCGGAGTTCGTCGCCGGAACGGGAGGGAGCGAGTCGGGCCTCGCCTATCGCATCCTCGAAGCCGGTTATCAGCTCAAGATTCCGCGGGTCTTCGCCGCCCTGATCATGATCTCGCTCTCGGGCATCGCGATCTTCCTAGTGACGAGCTGGATCTCGCATCTGCTGTTGCGGCGCTGGCATGAAAGCGCGCTGAAGCGGGAGAATTGA
- a CDS encoding FAD-binding oxidoreductase: protein MNAVPDRKPRAVQPSRYDIAGFKADIADIPLIDEPQVVRKRSRDFFWYSPILNAELANKSADIIVCPRDEADVVRVAAACAKRRIPLTVRAAGTGNYGQAVPLEGGVLLDITALTAIEWQRPGAIRVQAGARLLDIDVATRPSGYELRMHPSTKRSATVGGFVAGGSGGVGSVTYGGLREPGNILAARVVTVEEEPRILELRDDAAQKVNRAYGTTGIITALEMPLAPAWPWIDVIVAFDDYMEAFQAGYDVALADGVVKKLVTPISSPIPSYFGALKQHCPAGKSILICMIAEASLGPFKAIIGARGTVTYEAPSEEGPGTVPLYEYTWNHTTLQWLKSDRSITYLQCLFPHDRLVASAREMIARFPDEVLPHHEFIRFGGRVTASALPILRYTTPERLNEIIALHEEAGVMIANPHVVSLEGGSRHKRADADQLGFKHEVDPYGLLNPGKMDSFVAKPG from the coding sequence ATGAACGCCGTGCCGGACCGCAAACCGAGGGCGGTTCAGCCCTCGCGCTACGATATCGCGGGCTTCAAAGCCGATATCGCCGACATCCCGCTGATCGATGAGCCGCAGGTCGTGCGGAAGCGCTCGCGCGACTTCTTCTGGTACTCGCCGATCCTCAATGCCGAGCTGGCGAACAAGTCGGCCGATATCATCGTCTGTCCGCGCGACGAGGCCGATGTGGTGCGCGTTGCGGCGGCCTGTGCCAAGCGACGCATCCCGCTGACGGTGCGTGCTGCCGGAACCGGCAATTACGGCCAGGCCGTGCCGCTTGAAGGCGGCGTCCTGCTCGATATCACCGCACTGACCGCGATCGAGTGGCAGAGGCCCGGCGCGATCCGCGTCCAGGCCGGCGCCAGGTTGCTCGATATCGACGTGGCGACCCGGCCATCCGGCTACGAATTGCGCATGCATCCCTCGACCAAACGATCGGCGACTGTCGGCGGCTTCGTCGCGGGCGGCTCGGGCGGCGTTGGGTCCGTGACCTATGGCGGCCTGCGAGAACCGGGCAATATCCTGGCGGCCCGCGTCGTCACGGTGGAGGAGGAGCCGCGCATTCTCGAGCTGCGCGACGACGCAGCCCAGAAGGTCAACCGCGCCTACGGCACGACCGGCATCATCACCGCGCTCGAAATGCCGCTGGCCCCGGCCTGGCCGTGGATCGACGTCATCGTCGCCTTCGACGATTACATGGAGGCGTTCCAGGCCGGCTATGACGTCGCGCTGGCAGATGGCGTGGTCAAGAAGCTGGTGACGCCGATCTCATCGCCGATCCCGTCCTATTTCGGCGCGTTGAAGCAGCATTGCCCGGCAGGCAAGAGCATCCTGATCTGCATGATCGCGGAGGCCTCGCTTGGCCCCTTCAAGGCGATCATCGGTGCGCGCGGAACGGTGACCTACGAGGCGCCCTCGGAGGAGGGGCCGGGCACGGTGCCGCTTTATGAGTACACCTGGAACCACACGACGCTGCAATGGCTGAAGAGCGATCGCTCGATCACCTATCTGCAGTGCCTGTTCCCACATGACCGGCTGGTCGCGAGCGCCCGCGAGATGATCGCGCGCTTCCCGGACGAGGTGCTGCCCCATCACGAGTTCATCCGCTTCGGTGGACGCGTGACCGCGAGCGCCCTGCCGATCCTGCGCTACACGACACCGGAGCGGCTGAACGAGATCATCGCGCTGCATGAGGAGGCGGGCGTGATGATCGCGAACCCGCATGTCGTCTCGCTCGAAGGCGGCAGCCGCCACAAGCGCGCCGATGCCGACCAACTCGGCTTCAAGCACGAGGTCGATCCCTACGGCCTGCTGAACCCCGGCAAGATGGATAGTTTTGTCGCGAAACCCGGCTGA